The following are from one region of the Corylus avellana chromosome ca1, CavTom2PMs-1.0 genome:
- the LOC132167260 gene encoding COBRA-like protein 6 yields MNPFLFVYRRPMGLLLIFIFFFAITTISPSYGYDPLDPHANITITWDLMIDNGNTYDVRVSLHNFQLFRHIEQPGWKLSWTWKGDEAIWEIWGAEATQQGNCSRIRGPVLPHCCEKQPVIVDLMPGAQYNKQVANCCKGGVLTSMTQDHTMYVAALRMNVNKASGNNTSDGFMPVNFNLGLPGYTCGDPFQVPPSKFKEDGSRRWTQALDTWNVTCIYSQFRASPTPKCCVSLSAFYNNTIVPCPQCSCNCQELAGAKCVKSAKALPLLELPHANEEEQQPLVRCSQHMCPIKVHWHVKQSYREYWRVKITITNLNFVKNYSKWNLVVLHPNFRNVTQIFSFNYQPLSPYGNINDTGMFWGIPYYNEMLLQSGPSGNVQSEMLLHKDPGIFTFREGWSFPRRISFNGDECVMPPPDQYPRLPNSGHSATARPLILLLLLLLVVVF; encoded by the exons atgaacccatttttgtttgtttatcgAAGGCCAATGGGTTTGCTCTtgattttcatcttcttctttgctATCACCACAATCTCACCTTCTT ATGGGTACGACCCATTGGATCCTCATGCAAATATAACCATTACATGGGATCTCATGATCGATAATGGAAATACATATGAT GTAAGAGTATCACTTCACAATTTCCAACTATTCCGACATATAGAGCAGCCTGGTTGGAAATTGAGTTGGACATGGAAAGGTGATGAGGCAATATGGGAGATATGGGGAGCAGAGGCCACCCAGCAAGGGAACTGCTCTAGAATCAGGGGTCCAGTGCTTCCTCATTGTTGTGAGAAGCAGCCAGTGATTGTTGATCTCATGCCAGGAGCACAATATAACAAGCAGGTTGCAAATTGTTGCAAGGGAGGGGTGCTAACCTCCATGACACAAGATCATACCATGTATGTTGCTGCTCTTCGGATGAATGTTAACAAAGCTTCTGGTAACAATACATCAGATGGCTTCATGCCAGTAAATTTCAATCTTGGTCTTCCTGGTTATACCTGTGGAGACCCATTTCAGGTTCCCCCAAGCAAGTTCAAAGAGGATGGAAGCCGTCGATGGACACAAGCTCTTG ATACTTGGAATGTAACCTGTATTTACTCGCAATTTCGAGCATCACCTACGCCGAAATGTTGTGTTTCCTTGTCTGCATTCTACAATAATACCATTGTTCCTTGCCCCCAGTGCAGCTGTAATTGCCAAGAACTGGCTGGAGCAAAATGTGTAAA GTCTGCTAAAGCTCTTcctctgttagagctaccacatgccAATGAAGAAGAACAACAACCTTTGGTGAGGTGTTCTCAGCACATGTGCCCTATAAAGGTGCATTGGCATGTGAAACAAAGTTACAGAGAATATTGGAGGGTCAAGATCACAATCACAAAtctaaattttgtcaaaaactATTCCAAGTGGAACTTGGTGGTACTCCACCCCAACTTCAGAAATGTCACTCAAATTTTCAGCTTCAACTACCAGCCCCTAAGCCCTTATGGAAACATCA ATGATACAGGAATGTTTTGGGGGATTCCATACTACAATGAGATGTTACTTCAATCGGGACCAAGCGGAAATGTACAAAGCGAGATGCTACTGCACAAAGATCCAGGTATCTTCACATTTAGAGAAGGATGGAGTTTCCCAAGAAGAATTTCGTTTAATGGAGATGAATGTGTCATGCCCCCTCCAGATCAATACCCTAGGCTCCCCAACAGTGGTCATAGTGCCACAGCAAGGCCTTTGATTCTTCTCTTGTTGTTATTGCTTGTAGTAGTATTTTGA
- the LOC132181594 gene encoding uncharacterized protein At4g06598 — MANSKGSSNVRNWMYSGKHALLPPKSPFPSVSPPYADFVPNPAIGSKVVQKPRAGNAHHQRTSSESFLIEEQPSWLDDLLNEPETPVRRGGHRRSSSDSFAYIDVGNVSNLDYTAQDEYICKTLISASSWGSQDFDQHKDVQHTSFYADTNLAKQKNRAWESSLNAVTNPSSRPVRDSTVHQSSGSSCSPQETDVVPSTVREKQDQVETSPQEPKASSERRDGSHAKPSASETDTKRAKQQFAQRSRVRKLQYIAELERNVQVLQVEGSEVSAELEFLNQQNLILSMENKALKQRLENLAQEQLIKYLEQEVLEREIGRLRAVYQQQQQQPSSSHRRTNSRDLDSQLANLSLKHKDANSGRDPVTGPLRI, encoded by the exons ATGGCAAATTCCAAGGGGTCATCAAACGTGAGAAATTGGATGTACTCCGGTAAGCATGCTCTGCTTCCTCCTAAAAGTCCATTTCCTAGTGTTTCCCCACCGTATGCCGATTTTGTCCCAAATCCTGCAATTGGATCCAAAGTTGTTCAGAAGCCTAGAGCGGGAAATGCACACCACCAGCGAACTTCCTCTGAGAGCTTTCTCATAGAGGAGCAACCTTCTTGGCTTGATGATCTCCTTAACGAACCGGAAACACCTGTACGCAGAGGAGGTCATAGGCGCTCATCGAGTGATTCCTTTGCTTATATAGATGTAGGAAATGTTTCTAACTTAGATTACACAGCTCAGGATGAGTACATATGTAAAACTTTGATTTCTGCGTCTTCTTGGGGATCTCAAGACTTTGATCAGCACAAAGATGTGCAGCACACTTCATTCTATGCAGACACCAACCTGGCAAAGCAGAAGAATAGGGCATGGGAATCATCTTTAAATGCTGTGACTAACCCAAGCAGCCGTCCTGTCAGGGATAGTACTGTTCATCAGAGTTCAGGATCATCATGTTCACCACAAGAAACTGATGTGGTTCCATCTACAGTAAGAGAAAAGCAGGATCAAGTTGAAACCAGTCcacaagagcccaaagcttcttCTGAAAGAAGGGATGGCTCTCATGCTAAGCCTTCTGCTTCTGAGACGGATACGAAACGGGCTAAACA GCAATTCGCTCAACGTTCACGGGTGCGGAAGCTTCAATATATAGCTGAGTTAGAAAGGAATGTACAAGTTTTACAG GTAGAAGGGTCTGAAGTTTCAGCTGAACTTGAATTTCTCAACCAGCAGAATCTTATTCTCAGCATGGAAAACAAAGCCCTTAAGCAACGTTTAGAAAATTTAGCTCAGGAGCAGCTTATCAAATACT TGGAGCAAGAAGTATTGGAGAGGGAGATTGGGAGGCTACGAGCCGTGTatcagcaacagcaacagcagcCATCTTCTAGCCATCGACGCACTAACAGCAGAGACCTAGATTCCCAATTGGCTAACCTCTCTTTGAAACACAAGGATGCCAATTCAGGCCGTGACCCAGTGACTGGTCCACTTCGCATTTAG